One stretch of Cohnella algarum DNA includes these proteins:
- a CDS encoding MBL fold metallo-hydrolase: MGLQFSVLCSGSTGNATVVSSDAATVLVDVGLSARKVEELMKEREVSGADLDAIFVTHEHSDHIKGLGAMARKFNLPVYANEKTWTAMHKSIGELPDEQRHILPTGTAMEIYDLRIESYAISHDAAEPVGYCFRAGGRKLSLATDLGYVSDKVMEQLKQSDVLVLEANHDINMLRMGRYPWNIKRRILGDSGHLSNEAAGEALCRLLDSGDLRRVYLAHLSQEHNMMDLAKLTVNTVLEDNGYFYQKHEFALCETYADRPTPWDLVKA; encoded by the coding sequence ATGGGATTGCAATTCAGCGTATTGTGCAGCGGATCCACCGGCAACGCGACCGTCGTGTCCTCCGACGCGGCGACCGTGCTCGTCGACGTGGGCCTGAGCGCCCGCAAAGTGGAAGAGCTCATGAAGGAGCGCGAGGTGTCCGGAGCGGATCTGGACGCCATCTTCGTCACGCACGAGCATTCCGATCATATCAAGGGACTCGGGGCGATGGCGCGCAAGTTCAATTTGCCGGTGTACGCGAACGAGAAAACATGGACCGCGATGCACAAAAGCATAGGCGAATTACCCGACGAGCAGCGGCATATACTGCCGACGGGGACCGCAATGGAAATCTACGACTTGCGCATCGAATCGTACGCCATCTCGCACGACGCGGCGGAGCCGGTCGGCTACTGCTTCCGCGCGGGCGGCCGCAAGCTGAGCCTGGCGACGGACCTCGGCTACGTCAGCGACAAGGTGATGGAGCAGCTGAAGCAGTCCGACGTGCTCGTGCTGGAAGCGAATCACGACATCAACATGCTGCGGATGGGGCGTTATCCGTGGAACATCAAGCGCCGGATTCTCGGGGACAGCGGCCATCTGTCGAACGAGGCGGCGGGCGAAGCGCTTTGCCGGCTGCTGGATTCGGGAGATTTGCGCAGGGTGTATCTGGCCCATTTGAGCCAGGAGCACAACATGATGGATTTGGCCAAACTGACCGTCAATACGGTGCTCGAAGACAACGGTTATTTTTATCAAAAACATGAATTCGCGCTTTGCGAAACGTACGCGGATCGTCCGACGCCGTGGGATCTGGTGAAGGCTTGA
- a CDS encoding CxxH/CxxC protein: MYCVCKEHVELAIDKFVDEYEDAPDLVDLKTTKFSDWDPPKSCDWCEEPAIVLVV; this comes from the coding sequence ATGTATTGTGTTTGCAAGGAGCACGTCGAGCTTGCGATCGACAAATTCGTCGACGAGTATGAGGATGCGCCGGATTTGGTCGATCTGAAAACGACGAAGTTTTCCGATTGGGATCCGCCCAAGAGCTGCGATTGGTGCGAGGAACCGGCGATCGTGCTGGTCGTCTGA
- the yycI gene encoding two-component system regulatory protein YycI, producing MDWGRTKSVLIFAFLLLNALLGYQLWLNLQERLDTAVDWTSLPPETQQVMQEKSIKVEAQIPTETPAMQEITYKLEQEGSGRVKAIEPPKDSRIVFAEQELRQELGGVIPDLAKYRFDNWASREGVFVLNRTEGGWPIFDVWLELYYSNQKINGYTQDVISILPSEGGAAQKVLPAAKVVKNLIENYLPAGSNIKEVQLGYHGQIIFDSETQVAAPSWRVLLEDGEVYYVHAISSEVVTNKSDNAAAGGEMEEASSEAG from the coding sequence ATGGACTGGGGCCGAACGAAAAGCGTGCTCATCTTCGCTTTTTTGCTGCTGAACGCGTTGCTCGGGTATCAGCTGTGGCTGAATTTGCAGGAGCGGCTCGATACGGCCGTCGACTGGACGTCGCTGCCTCCCGAGACGCAGCAGGTCATGCAGGAAAAATCGATTAAAGTGGAAGCGCAAATTCCGACCGAAACGCCGGCGATGCAGGAAATCACCTACAAGCTGGAGCAGGAGGGCAGCGGCCGCGTGAAGGCGATCGAACCCCCGAAGGATTCGCGCATCGTGTTCGCGGAGCAGGAGCTGCGGCAGGAGCTGGGGGGCGTCATCCCCGACCTTGCCAAATACCGCTTCGACAACTGGGCAAGCCGGGAAGGCGTTTTCGTGCTGAACCGGACGGAGGGCGGGTGGCCGATTTTCGACGTTTGGCTGGAGCTTTACTACAGCAATCAAAAAATCAACGGCTACACGCAGGACGTCATTTCGATTTTGCCGTCGGAAGGCGGCGCCGCCCAGAAGGTGCTGCCGGCCGCCAAAGTGGTCAAAAACCTGATCGAAAACTATTTGCCGGCCGGGTCGAACATCAAGGAAGTCCAGCTCGGCTACCACGGCCAAATTATTTTCGATTCGGAGACCCAGGTTGCCGCGCCTTCTTGGAGGGTTTTGCTGGAAGACGGCGAAGTTTACTATGTACATGCCATTAGCAGCGAAGTCGTCACGAACAAATCCGATAACGCCGCCGCCGGCGGGGAGATGGAGGAGGCTTCCTCCGAAGCCGGGTAG
- a CDS encoding YycH family regulatory protein, which produces MIEGAKTVLLALLVALSLVQSYFLMYSTPGMETQVGIEQDYVKMEPLGPEEKVENLLFPEQLILHMGEDRHTIFYPQDTFYDMVLTKLQSREFTGFQRDSIQSVDWDEVRREYRGVEVRFGRPIPFELVQRVFKVDSDFLFSGDSVTRIWIFSRDDREEVRTFFFSADGVSVYESLRADLTVQDVQQYTGFGEYWTPYEYWDGYYVPMQEKSYPAVQATYSRLTPEQMQRNLFLDPTTTRTIQDRQDGTEIYTDGKRGLKVEQEGGWLTYTDPVAPTDSENKLTDNIASAVQFVNQHGGWNGTHRLERTEATAGTDVVWFQQYMNGLPIVSHDGFRFGYMQLSIQQGVVSSYERSLIMLDPEPAKTEQRKLQAGDPLKKRIREAADGGIVEAVYPAYRPELGENSLTLTPVWAIRLTTGEVRTIA; this is translated from the coding sequence ATGATCGAAGGCGCGAAGACCGTGCTGCTGGCGCTGCTTGTCGCGCTTAGCCTCGTGCAGAGCTACTTTCTGATGTACAGCACGCCCGGCATGGAGACGCAGGTCGGCATCGAACAGGATTACGTGAAAATGGAGCCGCTCGGACCGGAGGAAAAGGTGGAAAATCTGCTGTTTCCCGAGCAGCTCATCCTGCACATGGGGGAAGACCGGCATACGATTTTTTACCCGCAGGATACGTTTTACGATATGGTGCTGACGAAGCTGCAAAGCCGCGAATTCACCGGGTTTCAGCGCGACTCGATCCAATCGGTCGACTGGGACGAGGTGCGCAGGGAATACCGGGGCGTCGAGGTTCGCTTCGGCCGGCCGATTCCGTTCGAACTGGTGCAGCGGGTGTTCAAGGTCGATTCCGACTTTCTGTTCTCGGGCGACTCCGTCACCCGGATCTGGATTTTCTCGCGCGACGACAGGGAAGAGGTTCGCACGTTTTTCTTCAGCGCGGACGGCGTCAGCGTGTACGAGTCGCTGCGGGCCGATCTGACCGTGCAGGACGTTCAGCAGTACACCGGCTTCGGGGAGTATTGGACGCCCTATGAATATTGGGACGGCTATTACGTCCCGATGCAGGAAAAGAGCTACCCGGCCGTCCAGGCGACCTACAGCCGGCTTACGCCGGAACAGATGCAGCGCAACCTGTTCCTCGATCCGACCACGACCCGGACCATCCAGGACCGGCAGGACGGAACGGAAATTTATACCGACGGCAAGCGGGGGCTGAAGGTGGAGCAGGAGGGCGGCTGGCTGACGTACACCGATCCGGTGGCTCCGACCGACAGCGAAAACAAGCTGACCGACAACATCGCCAGCGCCGTGCAGTTCGTGAACCAGCACGGCGGCTGGAACGGCACGCATCGGCTCGAGCGCACGGAGGCGACCGCCGGAACGGACGTCGTATGGTTTCAGCAATACATGAACGGATTGCCGATCGTCTCGCACGACGGATTCCGGTTCGGCTACATGCAGCTCAGCATTCAGCAGGGCGTCGTCTCCTCGTACGAGCGGTCGCTCATCATGCTCGACCCGGAGCCCGCGAAGACGGAGCAGCGCAAGCTGCAGGCGGGAGACCCGCTCAAGAAGCGGATTCGCGAAGCGGCGGACGGCGGCATCGTCGAAGCGGTCTATCCGGCTTATCGGCCGGAGCTCGGCGAAAATTCGCTGACGCTGACGCCGGTATGGGCGATTCGCCTGACGACGGGCGAAGTTCGCACGATCGCCTGA
- a CDS encoding S1C family serine protease, with the protein MSFFDDDFFSTRVKRRSRGGRREWPGSFGNGGRSQASMFRVAIISSLVSSLAVALLFTFIVRPGGSESRPAVVTGQPVIETSERIITASAKVRPAVVSIVNRAEEPGSGDEGDDSLTNASLGSGVIFEKKGGKARIITNAHVIQNAAHVQVALLNGEQKEATIVGKDSIADLAVLEVDGKGIDTVAEIGDSTRLREGETVIAIGNPLGFNDSLTDGIVSNLNRIIPVSLNQDGIYDWEEEVIQISAPINPGNSGGALVNLDGELIGINSMKVADMGIEGIGFALPIHDVMPVVKELEERGKVLRPYLGVYSMDLSAFLDYNATEDFLFEEDESESPETSEEESPEEMLGIPDSVKEGVVVLEAVGPAKDAGLMLNDVIVKLDGASVGSTMELRKHLYNRKKIGETLTVTFYRGSEKMEIAVKLIEKDEDTE; encoded by the coding sequence ATGAGCTTTTTTGACGACGATTTTTTTTCGACCCGAGTAAAACGAAGAAGCAGAGGCGGACGGCGCGAGTGGCCGGGTTCGTTCGGAAACGGCGGCCGCTCGCAAGCCTCGATGTTTCGGGTGGCTATCATATCTTCTTTAGTCAGTTCGCTTGCCGTCGCTCTCTTGTTTACCTTCATCGTTCGGCCGGGAGGTTCGGAGAGTCGTCCCGCCGTCGTCACCGGGCAGCCGGTGATCGAGACCTCGGAGCGGATCATCACCGCCTCGGCCAAAGTCCGGCCCGCCGTCGTCAGCATCGTCAACCGGGCGGAGGAGCCGGGATCCGGGGACGAAGGCGACGATTCGCTGACGAACGCCAGCCTCGGTTCGGGGGTCATTTTCGAGAAAAAGGGCGGCAAAGCGCGAATTATTACGAACGCTCACGTCATTCAGAACGCCGCGCACGTGCAAGTCGCGCTGCTGAACGGAGAGCAGAAGGAAGCGACCATCGTCGGCAAGGATTCGATTGCCGATTTGGCGGTGCTTGAAGTGGACGGCAAAGGCATCGACACCGTCGCGGAAATCGGCGATTCCACGCGTCTTCGCGAAGGCGAGACGGTCATCGCGATCGGCAACCCGCTCGGGTTCAACGACTCGCTGACGGACGGCATCGTATCGAACCTGAACCGGATCATCCCGGTTTCGCTCAATCAGGACGGCATTTACGACTGGGAAGAAGAAGTCATCCAAATTTCCGCGCCGATCAATCCCGGCAACAGCGGAGGCGCGCTCGTCAATCTGGATGGAGAGCTGATCGGCATCAACAGCATGAAGGTTGCGGACATGGGCATCGAGGGCATCGGGTTCGCGCTGCCGATCCATGACGTCATGCCGGTCGTGAAGGAGCTGGAGGAGCGCGGCAAGGTGCTTCGCCCGTATTTGGGCGTTTACTCGATGGATTTGTCCGCTTTTCTCGATTACAACGCGACGGAGGACTTTCTGTTCGAAGAGGACGAAAGCGAATCGCCGGAGACGAGCGAAGAGGAATCGCCCGAGGAGATGCTGGGCATTCCGGACAGCGTGAAGGAAGGCGTCGTCGTGCTGGAAGCGGTCGGTCCGGCGAAGGATGCGGGTCTCATGCTCAACGACGTCATCGTCAAGCTGGACGGCGCGAGCGTCGGCAGCACGATGGAGCTTCGGAAGCATCTGTATAACCGCAAGAAAATCGGGGAAACGCTGACGGTAACGTTCTATCGCGGAAGCGAGAAGATGGAGATCGCCGTGAAGCTGATCGAAAAAGACGAAGACACCGAGTAG